The Sylvia atricapilla isolate bSylAtr1 chromosome 10, bSylAtr1.pri, whole genome shotgun sequence genome contains a region encoding:
- the PIGZ gene encoding GPI mannosyltransferase 4 has product MVARALWALLAALRAGWCLLPQSGYLHPDEFFQAPEVMAGDILNLQVYYPWEFLSSSPCRTVVFPLMTSGVTYWVIKSLQQLDICSSCINSYTLLVSPRLLFTIFSFILDYSVYQLAPFWGADPWKALILLAGSYVTLVFYTRTFTNTLEGLLFALLMLLVSSRKSSGSSAEPTSSSLIGVITTAGFFNRPTFLAFALMPLLYWAGLIVDSQKSIKTLVNHFLKFILCACFTASVFITADTFYFTSVSLDNIYSTNKSSLIDTIVQLHDKMVVTPFNFLSYNLNPHNLALHGTHPRVTHFTVNGVMLFGILHILAISAGFKMLKKYVHQLTLVRWCYRGPPGPVHSEGSPTLLLFYFVPLAFLSLFSHQEPRFLIPLILPLVLFSASPNRAVEWKLLIVLFNLLGALLFGCLHQGGLIPSLFHLEQLIHSPASSSHPRHYTLLFAHTYMPPRSLLNIKKTDMHVEVIDMAGAGEETLCQTVEQRANNFTCSDCHVFIIIPGTVTATITKCGVSFKNETLIFPHLSMEDPPQIPVLSSGNWRSQLGLYILELNRDHQSL; this is encoded by the coding sequence GGGATATCTTAAACCTACAGGTCTATTATCCATGGGAgttcctttccagctctccttgCAGAACAGTTGTTTTCCCATTAATGACATCAGGAGTTACGTACTGGGTGATCAAGTCTTTGCAGCAGTTGGACATATGTTCAAGTTGCATCAACAGCTACACTCTCCTTGTATCTCCTCGCCTGCTCTTTACAATCTTTTCTTTCATACTCGACTATAGTGTTTATCAGTTGGCTCCTTTTTGGGGAGCAGATCCGTGGAAAGCGCTGATACTTCTTGCTGGATCGTATGTCACGCTGGTGTTTTATACAAGAACGTTTACCAACACACTTGAAGGACTTCTCTTTGCTCTTCTCATGCTACTAGTTTCTTCGAGGAAGTCCAgtggcagctcagcagagcctACAAGTAGCTCCCTCATTGGTGTCATAACAACTGCTGGGTTTTTCAACAGGCCAACCTTTCTGGCATTTGCTCTAATGCCCCTGCTTTACTGGGCTGGTTTAATTGTTGACTCTCAAAAGAGCATTAAAACTCTCGTAAACCACTTTTTGAAGTTTATCCTCTGTGCATGTTTTACTGCTTCTGTTTTCATAACTGCAGACACCTTCTATTTTACCTCCGTGAGCTTAGACAACATCTACAGCACTAACAAGAGCAGCCTAATTGATACAATAGTTCAACTACATGACAAAATGGTAGTAACTCCCTTCAATTTTCTCAGCTATAATCTTAATCCTCATAATCTTGCCCTGCATGGAACTCACCCACGAGTCACACATTTTACGGTCAATGGAGTAATGCTCTTTGGGATCTTACATATTCTGGCCATCAGTGCGGGCTTTAAAATGCTAAAGAAATATGTCCATCAGTTAACGCTGGTCAGATGGTGTTATCGTGGGCCACCTGGGCCGGTGCATTCCGAGGGCAGTCcaacactgctgctgttttattttgttcctttggCATTTCTCTCCCTGTTCAGTCACCAGGAGCCTCGGTTTCTCATCCCTCTCATCCTGCCATTGGTCCTGTTCAGTGCATCACCAAACAGAGCTGTGGAATGGAAACTTCTCATTGTTCTGTTCAACCTTTTGGGGGCACTTCTGTTTGGTTGCTTACACCAGGGAGGGCTCATTCCCTCTTTGTTCCACTTGGAGCAGCTCATCCATTCTCCAGCGTCCTCGAGCCATCCACGCCACTACACTCTGCTCTTTGCCCACACCTACATGCCTCCAAGGTCTCTGCTCAATATCAAGAAGACAGACATGCATGTGGAAGTCATTGACATGGCTGGGGCTGGTGAAGAAACCCTCTGCCAGACAGTAGAGCAGCGAGCAAACAATTTTACCTGCAGTGACTGTCACGTCTTTATTATAATCCCTGGTACAGTCACAGCCACAATTACAAAATGTGGTGTCTCATTCAAGAACGAGACTTTGATATTTCCTCACTTATCAATGGAGGACCCACCACAAATACCTGTCCTATCCAGTGGAAATTGGAGGAGTCAGTTAGGACTTTACATCCTGGAGCTAAACAGAGATCATCAGAGCCTTTAG
- the NCBP2 gene encoding nuclear cap-binding protein subunit 2 isoform X1 — MTSGGTLSILRSDSYAELSQYRDQHFRGTRYDQERLLRKSCTLYVGNLSFYTTEEQIHELFGKSGDIKKVIMGLDKVKKTACGFCFVEYYARGDAENAMRYINGTRLDDRIIRTDWDAGFKEGRQYGRGRSGGQVGCCTAWGFKGMVTLPNFLVLNEHRTISETAA; from the exons aTGACCTCCGGCGGGACCCTGAGCATCCTACGCAGCGACTCCTACGCCGAACTCAGCCAGTACCGGGACCAGCATTTCCGG GGGACGCGGTACGACCAGGAGCGGCTGCTGAGGAAGAGCTGCACGCTGTACGTGGGGAACCTCTCCTTCTACACCACGGAGGAGCAGATCCACGAGCTCTTCGGCAAAAGTGGCGACATCAAGAAGGTCATCATGGGGCTGGACAAAGTGAAGAAAACCGCCTGCGGCTTCTGCTTCGTGGA GTATTATGCAAGAGGAGATGCTGAAAATGCAATGCGATACATCAATGGGACCAGGCTTGATGACAGGATCATAAGGACAGACTGGGATGCAGGATTTAAGGAGGGTAGGCAGTATGGCCGTGGAAGATCAGGGGGGCAGGTAGGTTGTTGTACAGCCTGGGGTTTTAAGGGAATGGTGACTTTGCCAAACTTCTTGGTTTTGAATGAACACAGAACAatttcagaaacagcagcttAG
- the NCBP2AS2 gene encoding protein NCBP2AS2 produces MALLRALLLLLSSPRLVQRLSESRPIRAAARVTATALTRGQRHLAPRLLRLRDAFLAELKDGARARGWPWPRGPGRGGRPGSAP; encoded by the coding sequence ATGGCGCTGCTGcgggcgctgctgctgctgctgtccagccCGCGGCTCGTGCAGCGGCTCTCGGAGTCGCGGCCCAtccgcgccgccgcccgggTCACCGCCACCGCCCTCACCCGCGGCCAGCGCCACCTGGCCCCGCGCCTGCTTCGCCTGCGCGACGCCTTCCTCGCCGAGCTCAAGGACGGCGCCCGCGCGCGGGGGTGGCCGTGGCCgcgcgggccgggccgcggcggCCGCCCCGGATCGGCGCCGTGA
- the NCBP2 gene encoding nuclear cap-binding protein subunit 2 isoform X2, translated as MTSGGTLSILRSDSYAELSQYRDQHFRGTRYDQERLLRKSCTLYVGNLSFYTTEEQIHELFGKSGDIKKVIMGLDKVKKTACGFCFVEYYARGDAENAMRYINGTRLDDRIIRTDWDAGFKEGRQYGRGRSGGQVRDEYRQDYDAGRGGYGKTVQCQ; from the exons aTGACCTCCGGCGGGACCCTGAGCATCCTACGCAGCGACTCCTACGCCGAACTCAGCCAGTACCGGGACCAGCATTTCCGG GGGACGCGGTACGACCAGGAGCGGCTGCTGAGGAAGAGCTGCACGCTGTACGTGGGGAACCTCTCCTTCTACACCACGGAGGAGCAGATCCACGAGCTCTTCGGCAAAAGTGGCGACATCAAGAAGGTCATCATGGGGCTGGACAAAGTGAAGAAAACCGCCTGCGGCTTCTGCTTCGTGGA GTATTATGCAAGAGGAGATGCTGAAAATGCAATGCGATACATCAATGGGACCAGGCTTGATGACAGGATCATAAGGACAGACTGGGATGCAGGATTTAAGGAGGGTAGGCAGTATGGCCGTGGAAGATCAGGGGGGCAG GTCCGAGATGAATATCGGCAGGACTATGATGCTGGACGAGGTGGCTATGGCAAAACTGTTCAGTGCCAGTGA